The Symphalangus syndactylus isolate Jambi chromosome 3, NHGRI_mSymSyn1-v2.1_pri, whole genome shotgun sequence genome has a segment encoding these proteins:
- the LOC129478271 gene encoding beta-lactoglobulin translates to MALEKGPLLLLALGLGLAGAQKALEEVPVQPGFDAQKVEGRWLTLQLAASHANLVSPADPVKLALHSIRTRGSGDVDFVLFWKGEGVCKETNIIVHPTQLQGQYQGSFEGGSMHVRFVSTDYSNLILYVRFEDDEITNLWVLLARRMLEDPKWLRRYLEYVEKFHLQKALVFNIDGPCPRP, encoded by the exons ATGGCCCTGGAGAAAGGCCCGCTCCTGCTGCTGGCCCTTGGCCTGGGCCTGGCGGGTGCCCAGAAGGCTCTGGAAGAAGTGCCGGTACAGCCAGGCTTCGATGCGCAGAAG GTGGAGGGGCGCTGGCTCACCCTGCAGCTGGCAGCCAGCCATGCAAACCTGGTCTCCCCGGCCGACCCTGTGAAGCTGGCTCTCCACTCCATCCGGACCAGGGGCAGCGGGGACGTGGACTTCGTGCTGTTCTGGAA GGGAGAAGGGGTGTGTAAAGAAACAAACATCATCGTCCATCCAACCCAGTTGCAAGGCCAGTACCAAGGCTCAT TTGAGGGCGGCAGCATGCACGTCCGCTTCGTCAGCACCGACTACAGCAACCTCATTCTTTACGTGCGCTTTGAGGATGACGAGATCACCAACCTGTGGGTGCTGCTGG CGAGAAGAATGCTGGAGGACCCCAAATGGCTGAGAAGATACTTGGAGTACGTGGAGAAATTCCACCTGCAGAAAGCCCTGGTCTTCAACATAGATG gCCCATGTCCCCGACCCTGA